A stretch of Candidatus Poribacteria bacterium DNA encodes these proteins:
- a CDS encoding LamG domain-containing protein, giving the protein MRRLLMRLVMYVLTVALFVIGSALTTDAANVTDKGLILYFSFDEAKGGKLVDETGGGNDGKVVDGGSIDKNKGKYKGAMLFEKGAHSVTVDSFKELEDYTDNSYLFWLNFTDPNSGGWDQIIAKKAPGSDRSPGIWTCNRVPLHIHYRFNPGNAGTHCAGPDGENDTFDENKWYHIAGVKEKAELKFYVDGKEVVKIAVPKDHAQGAEKLYIGRTGYNAAKFWIDDLYVYDRAVSAKEVTEIMDGKLLPVEPADKLAATWGQLKKRRD; this is encoded by the coding sequence ATGAGGAGGTTACTCATGCGTTTGGTTATGTATGTACTCACCGTTGCCCTATTCGTAATAGGCAGCGCACTCACCACAGATGCCGCGAATGTCACAGATAAAGGGTTAATCCTTTACTTCAGTTTCGATGAAGCGAAAGGTGGAAAACTTGTAGATGAAACCGGTGGCGGAAATGATGGTAAAGTCGTTGATGGGGGGTCGATTGACAAAAATAAAGGGAAGTACAAAGGCGCGATGTTATTTGAAAAAGGCGCGCACAGTGTGACAGTCGATTCCTTCAAAGAATTAGAAGATTATACGGACAACTCCTATCTCTTCTGGCTCAACTTTACGGATCCGAACTCCGGTGGCTGGGATCAAATTATTGCGAAAAAAGCACCCGGTTCTGACCGTTCACCCGGTATATGGACCTGTAACCGTGTGCCCCTGCATATCCACTATCGGTTTAATCCCGGTAACGCCGGCACGCACTGTGCAGGTCCCGATGGAGAGAACGACACATTTGATGAGAATAAATGGTATCACATTGCAGGTGTCAAAGAGAAGGCCGAGTTGAAGTTTTATGTTGATGGAAAAGAAGTTGTGAAGATAGCTGTTCCGAAGGACCACGCCCAAGGAGCAGAGAAACTTTATATCGGTAGAACGGGTTATAACGCCGCGAAGTTCTGGATCGACGATCTCTACGTCTACGACAGAGCCGTCAGTGCTAAAGAGGTTACAGAGATTATGGACGGTAAACTACTTCCTGTTGAACCTGCGGACAAACTTGCCGCTACGTGGGGGCAACTGAAAAAGCGTCGTGACTAA
- a CDS encoding DNA helicase UvrBC: MANDSIQRNTRWVQTFDRILESLNLDVDRPVSVLQIEDGREVVVVQPNAFTISRIYATGRPDGMRPHGVDSYYDYFFAKVREYEEQHGTREGFQLEAEEWETLFEESFHRYTRYLLFAGIKRWEDVQRDTAMNLAVTNLARDCAPSEIAWRSYQYKGYMLMMHSIAKAELSLEADDTATALQHIDAGIQQIGEFCGECLREEHGEAENITRERYLSNLIEFRSDLETLDADATEAESDEEDILAELERLLNEDEE; the protein is encoded by the coding sequence ATGGCGAACGATTCTATACAAAGAAACACCCGGTGGGTTCAAACGTTCGATCGAATCCTTGAGTCGCTCAACCTTGATGTGGACCGTCCTGTGAGTGTTTTGCAAATTGAAGATGGTAGAGAAGTAGTCGTTGTACAACCCAATGCCTTCACTATCTCGCGCATTTACGCGACCGGTCGACCCGATGGTATGCGTCCACACGGTGTAGATTCCTATTACGATTACTTCTTCGCAAAGGTGCGAGAATATGAAGAACAGCACGGGACCCGCGAGGGTTTTCAATTGGAGGCGGAGGAATGGGAAACCCTTTTTGAGGAATCTTTTCATCGGTATACCCGTTATCTCCTATTTGCGGGCATCAAACGGTGGGAAGATGTCCAGCGCGATACTGCTATGAATCTGGCAGTAACAAATTTGGCACGCGACTGTGCGCCATCCGAAATCGCTTGGCGGAGTTACCAGTATAAAGGTTATATGCTCATGATGCACAGTATCGCCAAGGCAGAATTAAGCTTGGAAGCGGATGATACAGCGACAGCATTGCAACATATTGACGCTGGAATTCAACAGATCGGGGAGTTCTGTGGCGAATGTTTACGCGAGGAACACGGTGAGGCAGAAAATATTACGCGTGAACGGTATCTCAGCAACCTTATAGAATTCCGATCCGATTTGGAGACACTCGATGCAGACGCCACCGAGGCAGAAAGCGATGAAGAAGATATTTTGGCAGAGTTGGAGAGATTGCTAAATGAGGACGAGGAATAG
- a CDS encoding LamG domain-containing protein, whose amino-acid sequence MRLMLYLFAVALLMVGSAFNTHATVTDDGLILYFSFDDATNGTVMDETGGGNDGVIDGAEIATDEKVYGNGSLLCDDGNDSVSVDSFPALEEYTDNSYLFWLNFTDVNSGAWNQIIAKKAPGSDRSPGIWTCNRAPLYIHYRFNPGNAGTLCAGPEGEDDEFTVGDWYHVAGVKEGDKLRFYVDGEEVVEQTVPASHAQGAEKLYIGKTGYASALFYIDDLYVYDRAVSADEVEIIKEGGLLTPVEPQDKLATTWGQLKTRRD is encoded by the coding sequence ATGCGTTTAATGTTGTATTTATTTGCCGTTGCCCTTCTAATGGTGGGCAGCGCGTTTAACACACACGCCACGGTCACAGATGACGGCTTAATCCTTTACTTCAGTTTCGATGACGCGACAAATGGCACAGTTATGGATGAAACAGGCGGCGGAAATGATGGTGTAATTGATGGCGCAGAAATTGCTACGGATGAAAAAGTCTACGGCAATGGATCGTTGTTATGCGATGACGGGAATGACAGTGTGTCGGTCGATTCTTTTCCGGCATTAGAAGAATATACGGACAACTCCTATCTCTTCTGGCTCAATTTCACCGATGTGAATTCCGGTGCTTGGAATCAAATTATAGCAAAAAAGGCACCCGGTTCTGACCGGTCTCCGGGGATATGGACCTGTAACCGTGCACCGCTGTACATCCACTATCGGTTTAATCCCGGTAACGCCGGCACACTCTGTGCGGGTCCTGAGGGGGAAGATGACGAGTTTACGGTCGGTGACTGGTATCACGTCGCAGGTGTCAAAGAGGGTGACAAGTTGAGATTCTATGTAGATGGGGAAGAAGTTGTGGAACAAACGGTTCCGGCGAGTCACGCGCAAGGTGCGGAAAAACTCTATATCGGTAAAACGGGTTACGCCTCTGCGCTCTTCTACATTGATGACCTTTATGTCTACGATAGAGCCGTCAGCGCCGATGAGGTAGAAATTATCAAGGAAGGCGGTCTGCTCACGCCTGTCGAACCGCAAGACAAACTTGCCACGACGTGGGGACAGTTGAAAACGCGTCGTGATTAA
- the nagB gene encoding glucosamine-6-phosphate deaminase, which produces MEVIIQPTYAQLVAVSADIIRDALLKKPNLVLGLATGSTPIGLYEALARMHETEGLDFSAVTTFNLDEYVGIPRNHPYSYHTFMATHFFTAVNIRAENCHIPQSTAVAHEEFCEQYEAAIVNAGGIDIQVLGIGKDGHIGFNEPSSSLGSRTRIKTLTQSTLEANAPHFGGTVDAVPKMAITMGVGTIMEARRCMLLATGGSKAEAIANAVEGPITAEVPASVLQMHPRTVVIIDEAAASQLKRADYYKQVYANKQELLSEGY; this is translated from the coding sequence ATGGAAGTTATTATTCAACCGACTTATGCGCAGCTTGTAGCGGTTTCAGCGGATATTATCCGGGATGCGCTCCTAAAGAAGCCAAACCTCGTTTTGGGACTTGCTACGGGGTCCACGCCGATTGGGCTGTATGAAGCCTTGGCGCGGATGCACGAGACAGAGGGACTCGATTTCTCAGCCGTAACGACTTTTAACTTGGATGAGTACGTCGGGATTCCACGGAACCATCCGTATAGTTACCATACCTTCATGGCTACCCATTTTTTTACCGCTGTTAATATCCGTGCCGAGAATTGCCATATCCCTCAGAGTACGGCTGTAGCGCACGAGGAATTTTGTGAGCAGTACGAAGCGGCAATTGTAAACGCGGGTGGCATCGATATCCAAGTGCTCGGTATTGGAAAAGATGGGCACATCGGTTTCAATGAACCGAGTTCATCTCTGGGGTCTCGGACTCGCATCAAAACGTTGACGCAGAGCACACTGGAGGCAAACGCGCCGCATTTCGGGGGCACCGTGGATGCAGTGCCCAAAATGGCGATTACCATGGGGGTAGGCACAATCATGGAAGCAAGACGGTGCATGCTGCTAGCAACGGGTGGATCTAAAGCGGAGGCGATTGCCAACGCCGTGGAGGGACCTATCACAGCGGAGGTGCCAGCATCGGTGTTACAGATGCATCCCCGAACGGTCGTCATCATTGATGAGGCAGCGGCTTCGCAATTGAAACGCGCAGACTATTATAAACAGGTTTATGCGAACAAGCAGGAACTGTTGTCTGAAGGGTACTAA
- a CDS encoding sugar phosphate isomerase/epimerase, translating into MKKGICIGSLPGNSTEARFKLAKEAGFDGVEINTLTDRAERSETKEIATQHQLEVFSVMNSKHWSCPLSDAEDAVRAESREGMLDSIATATVVGADAVLLVPAVVNEATHYEAAYERSQAEIRKLMPEATEKGITIAIENVWNKFLLSPMEFSQYLDEFEDETVTAYFDVGNIVLYGYPQHWIRSLGSRISKVHIKGFNANESRFTYLIEDCTIDWNAVMAALEDIGYDDYMTAELPVDGDNPEGRVHSISDDMDRIIAGNV; encoded by the coding sequence ATGAAAAAAGGAATATGTATTGGGTCATTACCGGGCAACTCGACGGAGGCGCGATTTAAACTCGCAAAAGAAGCCGGTTTTGACGGTGTGGAAATTAACACCCTCACGGATCGTGCCGAGCGGTCCGAGACAAAGGAGATTGCAACACAACATCAATTGGAAGTGTTCAGTGTGATGAATAGCAAACACTGGTCATGTCCACTTTCCGATGCCGAGGACGCCGTTCGTGCTGAATCACGTGAAGGAATGCTGGATTCCATAGCGACCGCAACAGTTGTCGGTGCAGATGCGGTGTTACTGGTTCCCGCTGTTGTCAATGAAGCGACTCACTACGAAGCGGCGTATGAACGTTCACAGGCAGAAATCCGCAAACTGATGCCAGAAGCGACAGAAAAAGGTATCACGATCGCTATTGAGAACGTTTGGAATAAATTTCTACTCAGCCCGATGGAATTTTCACAGTATCTGGATGAATTTGAGGATGAGACCGTAACAGCCTATTTTGACGTCGGTAATATTGTGCTGTACGGGTATCCGCAACACTGGATCCGCTCTCTTGGTAGTCGTATTTCTAAAGTGCATATCAAAGGTTTCAATGCAAACGAAAGTCGATTCACATATCTGATTGAAGACTGCACAATCGATTGGAACGCTGTCATGGCAGCGCTTGAAGATATCGGATATGACGACTACATGACTGCAGAACTCCCTGTTGACGGAGACAATCCGGAGGGCAGGGTGCACAGTATCAGCGATGATATGGACAGGATTATTGCTGGGAACGTTTGA
- a CDS encoding tetratricopeptide repeat protein has translation MFTHHYRLFPIVKTLITCFVLFISLSSIQGWCDTEGALNSRFERGVHYLAREQYGLALAEFQSIRQEFSTSENVESLAECYIGIVYQELNSLSAAVSAYQRALALTAPSDVHGTAHLHLGIVYKTQGELMLAENHLGQALALLPEIAEVHIHLGDVYVLQHRLNAAENAYRAGIRLNPDHTESYYGLGRVSELQNRLQQAMEYYDAALVRNQYLSQAHYRRALTYRRLGNSEQATAAMAQFRHLKTYEDTVHEYREALYLNPNLPMLYIKLGELHEAYSNFAAAVRIYETATQVHPSYVPAHIHLGEVFIKQRAFEKAASAYQRSTEIAPDDPQTWLKLGVIYINQQRFEPAIAAFKRAIGIDNTVAEAYNNLARLYAGLGEERQQAIDLAKRAVSLEPTARHYDTLAYTYYRNTQYAEALEAIHRAIALAPDTGAYKKLLLEIQAAQKENR, from the coding sequence ATGTTTACGCATCACTACCGTCTATTCCCCATAGTGAAAACTTTAATCACCTGTTTTGTCCTGTTCATTTCGCTTTCATCTATACAAGGGTGGTGCGATACTGAAGGAGCGCTGAACAGTAGGTTTGAACGCGGTGTACACTACCTTGCCCGGGAGCAGTATGGTCTGGCACTCGCCGAATTTCAGAGCATCCGACAAGAATTTTCGACATCAGAGAACGTTGAGAGTCTCGCCGAATGCTATATCGGTATTGTCTATCAGGAGTTGAACAGTTTAAGCGCGGCGGTATCGGCGTATCAGAGGGCTTTGGCGCTGACTGCACCGTCGGATGTGCATGGAACCGCGCACCTTCATTTGGGCATTGTCTATAAAACACAAGGCGAATTGATGCTCGCTGAAAACCATCTCGGACAAGCACTCGCCCTGTTGCCTGAAATTGCGGAGGTCCACATCCATCTCGGCGATGTGTACGTGTTGCAACACCGATTGAACGCGGCTGAAAATGCTTATCGTGCGGGTATCCGCTTAAATCCTGACCATACTGAGTCCTATTACGGGTTGGGCAGGGTATCAGAACTGCAGAATCGTCTGCAACAGGCGATGGAATACTACGATGCGGCGCTCGTGCGCAATCAATATCTATCACAGGCACATTATCGGCGTGCCCTTACCTATCGGCGGCTTGGAAACAGTGAACAAGCAACGGCTGCCATGGCACAGTTTCGACACTTGAAAACTTACGAGGACACGGTCCATGAGTATCGGGAAGCACTCTATCTAAATCCGAATCTCCCGATGCTGTATATCAAATTGGGAGAACTTCACGAAGCCTATAGTAATTTCGCTGCAGCGGTTCGGATTTATGAAACTGCGACACAGGTGCATCCCTCTTACGTGCCGGCGCACATTCATCTCGGTGAGGTCTTCATCAAACAGCGAGCTTTTGAAAAAGCGGCATCGGCGTATCAGAGATCCACAGAAATTGCGCCAGACGACCCACAGACCTGGTTGAAGTTAGGTGTCATCTATATCAACCAGCAACGGTTTGAACCAGCGATTGCAGCGTTCAAGCGTGCAATTGGTATAGATAACACAGTGGCAGAAGCATATAATAACTTGGCGCGCCTTTATGCGGGCCTCGGTGAAGAGAGGCAACAGGCAATTGACTTAGCGAAGCGTGCTGTCTCCTTAGAACCAACTGCGCGACACTACGATACGCTCGCATACACCTACTACCGCAACACACAATATGCAGAAGCTTTGGAAGCGATTCACCGAGCCATTGCTCTCGCACCAGATACAGGCGCATATAAAAAACTACTCTTGGAAATTCAAGCGGCGCAAAAGGAGAATAGATGA
- a CDS encoding sigma-54-dependent Fis family transcriptional regulator, with translation MNTQKTVLIVDADRTERELVCETLAGQGLHLVVTRNMYQAFHHIEHLKVDILIAQLRAERIDGLTLLDAAAQHQPDVGVIFITEPNILETDIGIKAMLAYKDTFFLPKPVNPVHLAALLQRILENQRLAFENRQLQSQIDEKEGLRRLTGKSPQITKIRDMITQIAPTKATVMIYGARGTGKELVARAIHHRSLRRGSLIAFNCATLNENLAESELFGHERGAFSGAYHQRIGRFELAHGGTLFLDEVSQLSLSNQARLLRVLEEREFERVGGDKTIQVDVRVVCATNHDLEAACSRREFLPDLYDRLNVVPIYLPTLQERIEDVPLLVKDFLEEFSRQNSKSPITITPEAVRTLMKYDWPGNVRELKNCIEGVVVMSNQSTIQQIHLPERILNATGTEFSKYGLGYPAPTVPDVWQTGVNNGGQRLNVEVGMSLDEINREALRATLESVDNNKAKAAEILKVSRRTIQRKSKEYGLSDA, from the coding sequence ATGAACACGCAAAAAACGGTGCTTATTGTAGATGCCGACAGGACTGAACGAGAACTGGTTTGTGAAACACTTGCCGGTCAAGGGTTACATCTTGTCGTGACACGGAATATGTATCAAGCGTTCCATCATATTGAGCACCTCAAGGTAGATATTCTCATCGCACAATTGAGAGCGGAACGGATTGATGGATTGACACTCCTCGATGCGGCGGCACAGCATCAACCTGATGTCGGTGTAATATTTATTACAGAGCCTAACATTCTGGAAACCGATATCGGTATCAAAGCGATGCTGGCATATAAAGACACCTTCTTCCTACCGAAACCAGTGAATCCTGTTCACCTAGCGGCACTTCTGCAGCGGATCCTCGAAAACCAACGCCTCGCTTTTGAGAATCGGCAATTACAATCACAAATAGATGAGAAAGAAGGATTACGCCGCCTGACAGGGAAGTCTCCGCAGATCACGAAAATCCGCGATATGATTACGCAGATCGCACCGACAAAAGCAACTGTGATGATATACGGCGCTCGGGGGACAGGCAAAGAACTCGTTGCGCGTGCAATTCATCATCGAAGTTTACGGCGCGGCTCGCTCATCGCCTTTAATTGTGCAACGCTAAACGAAAACCTCGCAGAATCTGAACTCTTTGGGCATGAGCGTGGCGCGTTTAGTGGGGCGTATCATCAACGCATTGGGAGATTCGAACTCGCACATGGCGGTACCCTCTTCCTTGACGAGGTCTCACAACTCAGCCTATCCAATCAAGCACGCCTTTTGCGGGTCCTCGAAGAACGCGAATTTGAACGGGTCGGTGGGGACAAGACAATTCAGGTGGATGTCCGTGTTGTGTGTGCCACAAACCACGATTTGGAAGCCGCTTGCAGCAGGCGAGAATTCCTCCCAGATCTTTATGATCGACTTAACGTAGTGCCTATCTACCTGCCAACACTTCAGGAACGCATTGAAGATGTTCCGTTGCTGGTTAAAGACTTCCTCGAAGAGTTTAGCCGACAGAACAGTAAATCCCCAATAACGATCACACCAGAAGCTGTTAGGACATTGATGAAATACGACTGGCCCGGAAACGTCCGCGAATTGAAAAACTGTATCGAGGGTGTGGTTGTTATGTCCAACCAATCGACAATCCAGCAAATTCATCTGCCCGAACGCATTCTCAACGCAACAGGAACAGAGTTTTCAAAGTACGGGCTGGGTTACCCAGCCCCTACAGTGCCTGATGTCTGGCAAACCGGTGTGAATAACGGGGGCCAACGTTTAAATGTAGAAGTCGGCATGTCGCTTGATGAAATTAACCGGGAGGCACTGCGCGCAACTCTCGAATCCGTGGACAACAACAAGGCAAAAGCCGCAGAAATTCTCAAAGTGAGCCGCAGAACCATCCAACGGAAATCAAAAGAATACGGTCTGTCCGACGCATAA